In one Natronosalvus amylolyticus genomic region, the following are encoded:
- a CDS encoding VOC family protein, translating to MAETPEITADRPDSPIHTSGTDHITLIGSNEEDTIAYYRDVLGMPLVLRQPNLDDPNSTHLFFDTGDGRIITFFVSDDRQSNPAPLRHQIGSVHHLSFSIEPERFVEVREALEAEGYGYNEFDRGIFHSLYTRDNNGLTIELSTDKFSIPDDRRGEVLATAQRLREEDGVEFAEERHLEAALEELGLETEKHELPDAPTGAGV from the coding sequence ATGGCAGAAACACCCGAAATCACCGCCGATCGACCCGACAGCCCGATTCATACCTCCGGTACCGATCACATCACACTGATCGGCTCGAACGAGGAAGACACCATCGCCTACTACCGTGACGTGCTGGGAATGCCACTCGTTTTGCGCCAGCCGAATCTGGACGACCCGAACTCGACGCACCTGTTTTTCGATACCGGAGACGGCAGAATCATCACGTTCTTCGTTAGCGATGATCGGCAATCGAATCCTGCTCCCTTGCGTCATCAGATCGGATCCGTTCACCATCTCTCGTTTTCGATCGAACCGGAACGTTTCGTCGAGGTCCGTGAAGCCCTCGAAGCCGAAGGGTACGGCTACAACGAGTTCGACCGCGGCATCTTCCACTCGCTGTATACCCGTGACAACAACGGGCTGACGATCGAACTCTCGACGGACAAATTCTCGATTCCAGACGACCGTCGGGGTGAGGTACTCGCGACCGCCCAGCGACTTCGCGAGGAAGATGGCGTCGAGTTCGCCGAAGAGCGACACCTCGAGGCCGCTCTCGAGGAACTGGGGCTCGAAACCGAGAAACACGAGTTGCCGGACGCACCAACCGGTGCGGGCGTCTGA
- a CDS encoding transcription factor S produces MQFCDACGSMMKADGDHMVCTNDDCGHSSVRDRDQEAAFVTTESQTFDDVIESDESANFEGKPIATDVRCDECGTEEAWYTIKQTASADEPPTRFFKCTECGYRWREYN; encoded by the coding sequence ATGCAGTTCTGTGATGCCTGCGGTTCGATGATGAAAGCCGATGGGGACCACATGGTTTGTACGAACGACGACTGTGGCCACTCGAGTGTCCGAGATCGCGACCAGGAGGCCGCGTTCGTGACGACCGAATCACAGACCTTCGACGACGTCATCGAATCCGACGAGTCCGCCAATTTCGAAGGTAAACCCATTGCGACCGACGTACGCTGTGACGAGTGCGGAACTGAGGAAGCGTGGTACACGATCAAACAAACCGCCTCGGCGGACGAACCACCGACCCGGTTCTTCAAGTGCACCGAGTGTGGCTATCGGTGGCGTGAATACAATTGA
- a CDS encoding phosphoribosyltransferase encodes MFADRTDAGERLADELEHQGVEADVVLGIPRGALPVARPVADALDATLDVVVARKLGAPMNPELALGAVGSDGTVWLNDRLVSQLNVSEDYLEDVRQEEAENAAKKADRYRDGDAVSLTDAHVVVVDDGVATGATATACLRQVREAGASSVILAVPVSSPDSFRTLKEEADEVIALQTPPDFRAVGQYYRNFGQVSDEEAMAYLDQSS; translated from the coding sequence ATGTTCGCTGACAGAACGGACGCCGGTGAGCGACTGGCCGACGAACTCGAGCACCAGGGTGTCGAAGCCGACGTTGTGCTCGGAATTCCCCGTGGGGCATTACCCGTCGCCCGACCGGTCGCGGACGCGCTCGATGCCACACTGGACGTGGTCGTTGCGCGAAAACTCGGTGCGCCGATGAATCCAGAACTCGCACTGGGTGCTGTCGGTAGCGATGGCACCGTCTGGCTCAACGACCGACTGGTTTCCCAGTTGAACGTCTCCGAGGACTACCTCGAGGACGTTCGCCAGGAGGAAGCCGAGAACGCAGCGAAGAAAGCCGACCGATATCGTGACGGCGATGCGGTCTCGCTCACGGATGCTCACGTGGTGGTCGTCGACGACGGCGTCGCGACGGGGGCTACGGCGACTGCGTGCCTTCGTCAGGTTCGGGAAGCCGGTGCGTCGTCGGTTATCCTCGCGGTTCCGGTGAGTTCGCCGGACTCCTTCCGTACACTCAAGGAGGAGGCAGACGAGGTTATCGCCCTCCAGACGCCGCCTGATTTCCGCGCAGTGGGACAGTACTACCGCAACTTCGGCCAGGTTTCAGACGAGGAAGCGATGGCCTATCTCGATCAGTCGTCGTAA
- a CDS encoding spermidine synthase, protein MDVQRALESGRLTKAELAVFVSGITSMGLEILAVRIVAPQFGSHIYTVGGLLTVFLAALSLGYWQGGKLAKTASNRQMTWILLATAVYIAVVIYASDMLLYYTATIPLGPRYAALPSIVILFGPPTYLLGFISPYAAELSAKEGVGEASGHVYALGTIGSILGAGATTYLLIPSLTIDEIGLLFGLILVGTALVLSLPRPSKAVAVTLVVVTLVLFTASSSAALGLDPRGEVVYQTQTPHQQLEVIDNDNVRTMYLDGARHSALDLEDADRHVFAYTRYFHLTMLLQEEPESVDRVLFIGGGGYTGPQDFEEHYDVTIDVVEIDGEVTRAAETYFGLEQSDSLQAHEHDGRQFLYETDHTYDVIVLDAFKRDQVPFQLTTVEFMTLVDDRLSDDGVVLANVVSAPEGSASEFYRAQYATMDEVFEQVYSFKTSSTPAVQNVQVIATKDETRHSVHDLEARNEAGHIDTDLSKEIDNALEQPATDDVPVLRDDQAAVDALLDPMLGQQYVIEETESSGSVGETNSSSSDRTEERYIRVPEIDTKR, encoded by the coding sequence ATGGACGTCCAGCGGGCCCTCGAGTCCGGGCGACTGACGAAGGCGGAACTGGCCGTGTTCGTCTCCGGAATCACGAGTATGGGCCTCGAGATTCTCGCCGTGCGCATCGTCGCACCACAGTTCGGGAGTCACATCTACACCGTCGGCGGCCTACTGACCGTCTTCCTCGCCGCACTGAGTCTAGGCTACTGGCAAGGTGGGAAGCTGGCCAAAACGGCTTCGAATCGCCAGATGACGTGGATTTTACTCGCAACGGCAGTCTACATCGCCGTCGTCATCTATGCGAGCGATATGCTCTTGTATTACACCGCGACGATACCACTCGGACCGCGCTACGCCGCGTTGCCATCGATCGTCATCCTGTTCGGTCCACCGACGTATCTCCTCGGTTTTATCAGCCCGTATGCAGCCGAACTCTCAGCAAAGGAGGGGGTCGGCGAGGCATCCGGACACGTCTATGCCCTCGGCACCATCGGCAGCATTCTCGGCGCTGGTGCGACGACCTACCTGTTGATTCCCTCGCTCACGATCGACGAGATCGGGCTCCTCTTTGGCCTGATTCTCGTCGGGACGGCGCTCGTCCTCAGTCTCCCCCGGCCTTCGAAGGCAGTTGCCGTCACGCTCGTCGTCGTCACACTCGTCCTCTTTACCGCCTCGAGCAGTGCCGCCCTCGGTCTCGACCCGCGCGGTGAGGTCGTTTACCAGACACAGACCCCACATCAGCAACTCGAGGTCATCGATAACGACAACGTTCGAACGATGTATCTCGACGGCGCTCGCCACAGCGCTCTCGACCTCGAGGACGCAGATAGACACGTCTTCGCCTACACGCGATATTTTCACCTGACAATGTTATTACAAGAGGAACCCGAATCCGTCGACCGCGTGCTGTTCATCGGTGGTGGCGGTTACACCGGTCCGCAGGATTTCGAAGAGCACTACGACGTCACCATCGACGTCGTCGAAATCGACGGTGAGGTCACCCGCGCCGCAGAAACGTACTTCGGACTGGAGCAGTCGGATTCCCTACAGGCACACGAACACGATGGCCGACAGTTCCTCTACGAGACAGACCACACCTACGACGTCATCGTTCTCGACGCGTTCAAACGCGATCAGGTGCCGTTCCAACTGACGACGGTCGAGTTCATGACACTTGTCGACGACCGCCTCAGCGACGATGGAGTCGTCCTGGCAAACGTCGTCTCTGCTCCCGAAGGTTCCGCATCGGAGTTCTACCGCGCCCAGTACGCCACCATGGACGAGGTGTTCGAACAGGTCTACAGTTTCAAAACCTCGAGTACACCCGCCGTCCAGAACGTGCAGGTCATCGCGACGAAAGACGAGACGCGCCACTCCGTACATGACCTCGAGGCTCGAAACGAAGCGGGACACATCGACACTGACCTGTCGAAAGAGATCGATAACGCCCTCGAGCAACCGGCGACTGACGACGTGCCCGTCCTCCGAGACGATCAGGCGGCCGTCGACGCCCTGCTCGACCCGATGCTCGGTCAACAGTACGTCATCGAGGAGACCGAATCATCCGGTAGCGTCGGAGAAACAAACTCGAGCAGTAGCGACCGGACTGAGGAACGATACATCCGCGTCCCGGAAATCGATACCAAACGATAA
- a CDS encoding class I SAM-dependent methyltransferase, which yields MLRRDTSSDDDSSATDEIDHPLVARLYGSLTPMEWVFAPHRRYLAADLSGRVLDLGAGTGGMFEPVQTAVDSDLEYHAIEPDETMREQAATQARELGFPVDLRDARAEALPYPDDAFDVVLASVVFCTIADPEAALEEVARVLKPGGEFRFFEHVRADGWRETGQDIVDPLWTRLAGGCHVNRDTVDLFVSHDAFDVLEIERIRFGVFPATPFVRGTLRRRR from the coding sequence ATGCTCCGTCGGGATACCAGTAGCGACGACGACTCGAGCGCTACAGACGAGATAGACCATCCGTTGGTCGCCCGTCTGTACGGATCGCTCACACCGATGGAGTGGGTGTTCGCGCCACATCGTCGCTATCTCGCGGCGGACCTCTCCGGACGGGTTCTCGATCTCGGTGCCGGAACCGGCGGCATGTTCGAACCGGTTCAGACGGCAGTCGATTCCGATCTCGAGTATCACGCCATCGAACCCGACGAGACGATGCGCGAGCAGGCCGCAACACAGGCCAGAGAACTCGGCTTTCCGGTCGATCTCCGAGACGCTCGAGCCGAAGCCCTTCCGTACCCCGACGATGCGTTCGACGTCGTCCTCGCGAGCGTGGTCTTCTGTACAATTGCCGATCCCGAAGCCGCCCTCGAGGAGGTTGCTCGAGTACTCAAACCCGGTGGCGAGTTTCGATTTTTCGAGCACGTTCGCGCCGATGGCTGGCGTGAAACGGGCCAGGACATCGTCGATCCACTCTGGACTCGGCTTGCCGGTGGCTGTCACGTCAATCGGGACACCGTGGACCTGTTCGTCTCTCACGACGCCTTCGACGTCCTCGAGATCGAACGGATCCGGTTCGGTGTGTTCCCGGCAACCCCGTTCGTTCGGGGGACCCTTCGTCGACGGCGATGA
- a CDS encoding redox-regulated ATPase YchF, which produces MSKSHRIGLVGKPSVGKSSFFNAATMNDVPEGAYPFTTIDPSVGEAYVRVEDAAPEFDEVSTPSVGYLEGDVRFVPTKLVDVAGLIPGAHEGNGLGNQFLTDLNETDVLIHVVDFSGETDLEGEPTEGHDPRKDIDFLEEELDQWYLGVLEKGINRYASGYVTEEDDIEEDLAEQMSAFKISEDEIKLLIRRVGIGFDPDEWDDDDRLELAREIRKATKPMVIAANKMDTPQAQENFQEIAADPEYEHLTMVPCSAHAEKALKTAGEAGVVEYRPGDDDFEIVGDISPEQEQGLEQIREFVSEYGATGVQAALETALFDVLGVVPVFPGGANGLGNERGEVLPDCYLIPSESTAEDFAYSLHSDIGDGFLYAIDCRSNRQLGKDYEVEPRDVIEVVTTN; this is translated from the coding sequence ATGAGTAAGAGTCACCGAATCGGACTCGTCGGCAAACCCTCTGTCGGCAAGTCCTCCTTTTTCAATGCGGCCACGATGAACGACGTTCCCGAGGGGGCCTACCCGTTCACGACAATCGATCCCAGCGTTGGTGAAGCGTACGTCCGCGTCGAAGACGCCGCCCCTGAATTCGACGAAGTGTCGACACCCAGCGTGGGCTATCTCGAAGGCGACGTTCGATTCGTTCCGACGAAACTGGTCGATGTCGCGGGATTGATTCCCGGCGCACACGAGGGGAACGGCCTCGGCAATCAGTTCCTGACCGACCTGAACGAGACGGACGTCCTGATCCACGTCGTCGACTTCTCGGGAGAGACGGACCTCGAGGGCGAACCAACCGAGGGGCACGACCCACGCAAGGACATCGACTTCCTCGAGGAGGAACTCGATCAGTGGTACCTGGGCGTCCTCGAGAAAGGGATCAACCGGTACGCCTCGGGCTACGTCACCGAAGAGGACGATATCGAGGAGGACCTTGCCGAGCAGATGAGCGCGTTCAAGATTAGCGAAGACGAGATCAAACTCCTGATTCGTCGGGTCGGTATCGGATTCGACCCCGATGAGTGGGACGACGACGACCGCCTCGAGTTGGCTCGTGAGATTCGCAAAGCGACCAAACCGATGGTGATTGCGGCCAACAAAATGGACACGCCACAGGCACAGGAGAACTTCCAGGAAATCGCTGCCGACCCCGAGTACGAACACCTCACGATGGTCCCCTGCAGCGCACATGCGGAAAAAGCACTCAAGACGGCCGGCGAGGCGGGCGTCGTCGAGTACCGACCCGGCGACGATGACTTCGAAATCGTGGGCGATATCTCTCCCGAGCAGGAACAGGGCCTCGAGCAGATTCGCGAGTTCGTGTCCGAGTACGGCGCGACTGGCGTTCAGGCTGCCCTCGAGACCGCACTCTTCGACGTGCTGGGCGTCGTGCCGGTGTTCCCAGGTGGCGCGAACGGTCTGGGCAACGAGCGCGGTGAGGTCCTCCCCGACTGCTATCTTATCCCGTCGGAGTCGACCGCCGAGGACTTCGCTTACAGTCTGCACTCTGACATCGGCGACGGCTTTCTCTATGCCATCGACTGTCGGAGCAACCGCCAGCTGGGCAAAGATTACGAGGTCGAGCCTCGAGACGTGATCGAAGTCGTCACGACGAACTGA
- a CDS encoding pyridoxal-phosphate-dependent aminotransferase family protein has protein sequence MEHPDEILRMTPGPTTVPQRVRERMAEPAWNPDVESEFVDFYAALTAKLEPVYGDGDIAILGGEGILGLEAAIASLVEPGTEVLCIANGLYGEGFADFVDMYGGEATVCGGDWREPLDIASVERELETGTYDVATMVHCETPTGVLNDLEPVLELLEAHDVLSVVDAVSSLGGTAVSTELIDVVLGASQKCFSAPPGLTVCAISDRAWERIERVETRSFYASLEPWRTVIEDRWFPYTHLSSNLLALDEATDLLLEEGVEDVYKRHERVANRCRQRVDSMGLEVYPSSDALASPTVTALAVDGQATALQRRIRDEHDIVLATGLGDLSDDIIRIGHMGYNARLEWVDRTMDALEDVL, from the coding sequence ATGGAGCACCCAGACGAAATCCTGCGCATGACGCCAGGGCCGACGACTGTGCCCCAGCGCGTCCGAGAGCGAATGGCTGAGCCAGCCTGGAATCCCGACGTCGAATCCGAGTTCGTCGACTTCTATGCTGCATTGACGGCCAAACTCGAGCCAGTGTACGGCGACGGTGACATCGCCATCCTCGGTGGGGAAGGCATCCTGGGACTCGAGGCAGCCATCGCCTCACTGGTCGAACCGGGAACGGAGGTGCTGTGTATCGCCAACGGCCTCTACGGCGAGGGGTTCGCCGATTTCGTCGATATGTACGGCGGAGAGGCGACCGTCTGTGGCGGTGACTGGCGAGAGCCACTCGATATCGCGTCCGTCGAACGGGAACTCGAGACCGGAACGTACGACGTTGCGACGATGGTCCACTGTGAGACGCCAACGGGCGTCCTGAACGACCTCGAGCCGGTACTGGAACTCCTCGAAGCACACGACGTGCTCAGCGTGGTCGACGCCGTTTCCTCGCTCGGTGGGACGGCCGTCTCAACAGAACTGATCGACGTCGTCCTCGGTGCGAGCCAGAAGTGTTTCAGTGCCCCGCCTGGTCTGACGGTGTGTGCGATCAGCGACCGTGCCTGGGAGCGAATCGAACGCGTCGAGACCCGCTCGTTTTACGCCAGCCTCGAGCCCTGGCGGACCGTCATCGAGGACCGCTGGTTCCCCTATACGCACCTCTCTTCGAACCTACTTGCACTCGACGAGGCAACCGACCTGTTGCTCGAGGAGGGGGTCGAGGACGTCTACAAACGCCACGAACGAGTGGCGAACCGCTGTCGACAGCGAGTCGATTCGATGGGCCTCGAAGTGTATCCCTCGAGTGATGCCCTCGCATCGCCGACAGTGACGGCGCTCGCTGTGGACGGGCAAGCGACCGCACTGCAACGACGGATTCGGGACGAGCACGATATCGTGCTCGCGACGGGACTTGGCGACCTCTCGGACGACATCATCAGAATCGGCCACATGGGCTACAACGCGCGTCTCGAGTGGGTCGATCGGACGATGGACGCGCTCGAGGACGTGTTATAA